A window of Oncorhynchus nerka isolate Pitt River linkage group LG4, Oner_Uvic_2.0, whole genome shotgun sequence contains these coding sequences:
- the LOC115128642 gene encoding fatty acid-binding protein, heart-like, with the protein MVDKFVGTWKMISSENFDDYMKALGVGFATRQVGNRTKPSLIINMDDQGMICLKSQSTFKTVEVKFNLNEPFEETTADDRKTMTVFSLENCKLVQKQKWDGKETTIEREVTGDGKLIAKCMMGDVIAVRTYMKEV; encoded by the exons ATGGTTGACAAGTTTGTGGGGACCTGGAAAATGATTTCCAGCGAGAACTTTGATGACTACATGAAAGCTTTGG GTGTTGGTTTCGCGACCCGACAGGTGGGAAACCGCACCAAGCCCAGTTTGATCATCAACATGGACGACCAAGGAATGATCTGTTTGAAATCTCAGAGCACTTTCAAAACGGTTGAGGTTAAATTCAATCTCAACGAGCCTTTCGAAGAAACAACCGCAGACGACAGAAAAACAATG ACCGTTTTTAGTCTTGAAAATTGCAAACTTGTGCAAAAACAGAAGTGGGACGgcaaagagacaacaatagagagagaggtgactggtgATGGAAAGTTGATAGCG AAATGCATGATGGGAGATGTGATTGCGGTGAGGACATACATGAAGGAGGTGTAA